A stretch of the Vigna radiata var. radiata cultivar VC1973A chromosome 9, Vradiata_ver6, whole genome shotgun sequence genome encodes the following:
- the LOC106773547 gene encoding F-box protein At1g78280 gives MRSFRMRTLLSRVKRRTKKTIRNRKITIGNCISISKELARVVEQKHEEEEDVVEEGFSIKSSAPSHTHGVQPLGNLYLNSSSVNSRDTGLGNLHTLSDELVLDMLGFLDASSLGVLAAVSKSFYVFTNHEPFWKNLVLKNFLSGFQYKGSWKSTYVTACYPSFGNSAIALGGFKVRDFYSDYLFQSWLCANLEMKPEWLERDNVVRKRGISVEEFVLNFEETNRPVLLEGCIDNWSALGNWDRDYLVRLCGDVKFSVGPVEMKLGDYFGYSDQVREERPLYLFDPKFAEKVPKLGDEYEVPVYFREDLFGVLGNERPDYRWIIIGPAGSGSSFHVDPNSTSAWNAVIKGSKKWILFPPDVIPPGVHPSPDGADVASPVSIIEWFMNFYGATKNLKRKPIECVCKAGELIFVPSGWWHLVINLEESIAITQNYVSRRNLVKVLDFLKRPNASTLVSGTRDRVNLYDKFKNAMEASFPGEIDELTRKEEERKIQQRKLSFWDSVADANAGAFKFSF, from the exons ATGCGGAGCTTCAGGATGAGAACCCTGTTGTCCCGTGTGAAGAGGAGAACAAAGAAAACTATCAGAAACCGAAAAATAACCATAGGAAACTGCATTTCCATATCAAAAGAGTTAGCACGTGTAGTGGAAcaaaaacatgaagaagaagaagatgttgTTGAGGAAGGTTTCAGCATCAAAAGTTCTGCTCCTTCACACACTCACGGTGTTCAGCCCTTGGGAAATCTCTATCTCAACTCCAGTTCCGTTAACTCTAGAGACACCGGCTTAGGTAATCTTCATACTCTTTCGGATGAGCTTGTTCTTGACATGCTTGGGTTTTTGGATGCTTCTTCCTTGGGGGTTTTGGCCGCTGTGAGCAAGTCTTTCTACGTGTTCACCAACCATGAACCCTTTTGGAAGAATCTCGTGTTGAAGAACTTTCTAAGTGGGTTTCAGTACAAAGGGTCTTGGAAATCTACCTATGTTACGGCCTGTTACCCTTCATTCGGTAACTCTGCTATTGCTCTCGGGGGTTTCAAAGTTAGAGACTTTTACTCCGATTATCTTTTCCAGAGTTGGCTCTGTGCTAACCTTGAAATGAAGCCTGAGTGGTTGGAGAGGGATAATGTGGTTCGAAAGAGGGGAATTTCGGTTGAGGAGTTTGTGTTGAATTTTGAGGAAACTAATAGGCCGGTGTTATTGGAAGGGTGTATTGATAATTGGAGTGCATTGGGAAATTGGGATAGGGATTATTTGGTAAGATTGTGTGGTGATGTTAAGTTTTCAGTTGGGCCAGTGGAGATGAAACTTGGAGATTACTTTGGGTACTCTGATCAGGTTAGAGAGGAAAGGCCTCTATATTTGTTTGATCCTAAATTTGCTGAAAAAGTTCCAAAATTGGGTGATGAATATGAAGTTCCAGTGTACTTTAGGGAAGATTTGTTTGGTGTTTTGGGTAATGAGAGGCCAGACTACAGGTGGATTATTATTGGACCTGCAGGGTCTGGATCCTCTTTCCACGTTGATCCAAATTCGACCTCAGCTTGGAATGCAGTGATCAAGGGATCCAAGAAATGGATTTTGTTTCCTCCTGATGTGATTCCGCCTGGTGTTCATCCTAGTCCTGATGGGGCCGATGTTGCATCTCCTGTTTCAATAATTGAATGGTTCATGAACTTCTATGGTGCAaccaaaaatttgaaaaggaaacCAATTGAGTGTGTGTGTAAAGCTGGAGAGCTCATCTTTGTGCCTAGTGGATGGTGGCATTTGGTGATCAACCTGGAGGAGTCTATCGCCATAACCCAAAACTATGTTAGTAG GAGAAATTTGGTAAAGGTCTTGGATTTTCTTAAAAGGCCAAATGCTAGCACACTAGTATCTGGAACAAGGGATCGAGTGAATTTGTATGATAAGTTTAAGAATGCTATGGAGGCTTCTTTTCCAGGAGAAATTGATGAATTGACtcggaaagaagaagagagaaagatcCAGCAAAGGAAACTTTCCTTTTGGGATTCTGTCGCAGATGCTAATGCAGGAGCTTTCAAGTTTTCTTTCTAG